The sequence aaactcacctgtttaAAGCTGCGTACTCCCTGTAATTGCATTGTTTCCTTTGTACTTGCATTGTTTCCTTTGTATTTTAGTTAGtcttttacctgtgtttttattgctgtttcatcttttgtaaagtgtccttgagtgtttgtgaaaggcgcttataaataaaatgtattattattattattattacttctttttggtaagggtatAGAGTGAGGAATGTAAGTATAATACCCGCAGcacatatggaaaaaaaaaccccaccatAATTACATTGTAATTTActgctgtttggttttttttcccctcaggtgAGGATGGCCTCAGTGTCAGTGAGCTCTCGCCTCAACAAGGCGTTGTGGCAGCAGTACCTGAGCCTCCCACAGAGCGGCAAGTGTCAGGTCACCTACATCTGGATCGACGGCACCGGCGAGGGACTTCGCAACAAAACACGAACTCTGGACAAAGAGCCACAGACAATAGAGGGTAACTGACGTAATGTTTGGGGTTAATTCATTCTGATGCTTTGGTTTTattgaatttcagttttttcaatACAATTTTTTATCACAGTTGTTATTGTTCACCTACTTTGGCTGAGTTCCTAGACACGTCTGAAGTTGAAATCAAATTAGCTGTATGTTTACGGGCAGGGCAGTTCTGATTCTGGGTGGTATTTAAAAGACATTGCGCTGATAGCTCTTCTCTGGTGAAATACGTCCTCAGATATTCCTGAGTGGAACTTTGATGGCTCGAGTACTTACCAGGCAGAGGGCTCCAACAGCGACATGTACTTGATCCCAGTTCGCATGTTCAGGGATCCCTTCACCTTGGACCCAAACAAGCTGGTCCTCTGTCAGGTGCTCAAATACAACCGCTTGCCTGCAGGTATCTGCATGATTGtcctgatttatttttccatatttatgGAAATGCTTTGCCGTAATGAGCCTGTTAGCCCTGTGGTGTAATAAACAAGCTATACTTGTTCTCGTGTTTGCTGTCCAGAAACAAACCTTTGGTCCAGCTGCAACAAAGCGATGGAGCAGGTTAaagatcagtgtgtgtggtttggcATGGAGCAGGAATACACTCTCTTGGGAGTAGACGGACATCCCTTTGGTTGGCCTGCAAACGGATTCCCACGACCCCAAGGTACTGCCTGTGTTTTTGACTGCTTAAGATGTCCTCACGTACAGCTGCTTTACAAACAAAGCCGACAACAACACATGCATTTGTTCGAATAGCCTTTCCACTAAACAAGCCTCCTATTTTGTCTCACACCCGAAGGCCCGTACTACTGTGGAGTGGGGGCAGACAATGCTTATGGACGGGACATCGTGGAGTGCCACTATAAGGCATGCCTCTATGCAGGGGTCAAAATCTGTGGCAGCAATGCTGAGGTTATGCCATCTCAGGCAAGTGTATTAGTTAGCATCCTGCACCATGTAAAGAACCTGCTGACAGATTGGGACTATTCTGCACTTTTTGAGGAAGTTCCTTGACCTGACTTCTTGTTGCATCTTCATTTTAGTTTATATTTCTCTTGTATTGCCTCTATTTCCTTGTCCCTGACTTCAGTGGGAGTTCCAGGTGGGACCCTGCGAGGGCATTGAGATGGGGGACCATTTGTGGGTTGCACGCTTCATACTGCACCGTGTCTGTGAAGATTTTGGGGTCGTCGCCTCTCTTGACCCTAAACCAATTAAGGGCAACTGGAACGGTGCTGGTTGCCATACCAACGTCAGCACCAAGGCTATGAGGGAACAAAACGGACTGGAGTGAGTATAGAAAAATGACAAACTACAGAAAAATATAGTTACTCTCTACACTTGCACTTGCAGTTTTTACTATGAAGACCTATAGTATCACTTACTAGAGCTCAAACAAATTAGATGAATCAGATATCCCAagggcacagacagacacagacagacacagagacacacacacacacacacacactttccctctgtcttcaccccctctctttctctctcacttgccTCTAAAAGGCAGTTGAGGaccatgctgttgtttttcaatATCAGTGGAGGTTTTGGCACACTCAGCATTGTCTGCTGTCTAGAACTCGTCCTTTCTATATTCTGTGTCGGCCCGCTGTCGTCCCTTGAGGCATTACCACAGTCAATTATGTGATTATTATTTGCCCAAAGATTGTCGAGCGGGTCAAACCGCCCTCTGCCTCTACAGTTTCACAGAAATCTgacaaaagcctttttttttttttttttttgttctccacATTCCTTTCTGCTTTGTCTCCACCTGTTTGAATGAGGAAACatcattttattctattctattcattttattgttccatttcattcattttacttttattttattctgctaTTCTATCTTTTGAGAAACAAATTTCCTCACATTTGCAGTACATATGGATGTAGGAATAATGCAATAGATTTGTGTGATAAGATGCATGTAGAGGTGATAATTCAAAGTAATATAGGTCTATTTCAAAGGAGGCCTTTATCTCTAAGAAACTGACTAAATGTGTTGCAAACCATCTGGTGTTTTCAGGACTGATGCATCCTTCCTTACTCTAGCTTTCTAGAGGAGATTATTCATGTGCTGAAACTGCAGCCACTCTCCATAATCCAGCAGTCttccttttattttgctgaatgGCAGGTACATTGAGCAGGCCATTGAGAAGCTGAGCAAGAGGCACACGGAACACATCCGTGTGTACGACCCCAAAGGCGGTCAGGACAACAAGAGACGTCTCACGGGTTTCCACGAGACCTCCAGCATCAACGACTTCTCTGCTGGGGTGGCCAACCGAGGCGCCAGCATCCGCATCCCTCGACAGGTGGGCCAGGACAGGAGAGGCTACTTTGAGGACCGCCGGCCCTCAGCCAACTGTGACCCGTACGCCGTGACCAAGGCCATCGTGTGCACCTGCCTGCTTGGtgatgagggaggagaggaataagaaaaaacacaaacattaaaagGTGCAGCCGGCCGTCCCTGCATTGTAGTCAAGCAAGATCTAGAAATGCTCATTTACCCATTATTATCAGAAGTTAGAAAAAAGTAGACACTTGAAAACTTGTCTTTggaagatgaaagaaagaagactGTCAGACTCAATGTCATGGATGATGTTATTGTATTGTGCGATTGTTTTGCTTTGGTGTGTTTTAGACATTTAAGCAGAAGTACCCCACaggtaaaaatgaataaatagataaaaaatgaaatatacttATAGAAAAGGTACTGGGTGAATCTTTAGAAAATAGAGCATATGATCTCTCTCATGCatttctaaaaaagaaaaattggacTTTACACAAAGTGTATAAAGTGCACTTTATCGTCTGTCCTTCATGGCTCCACAATCGGCCAGTTTATGTTCATTCAGTTTCTGATGTTTATGGAGAGACCACTAAACTTATACTGTAAATTACTGAAAATAATCGAAAAAgtacatgaacaaaaacaacagctgcatttgcaacaacaaaatcttCTGTATTAGAGTAAAGGTGAGTAAAGGTCATTAGTGTCTTCCCAGCCTTCTTCACTGAAAATGATGGCTGGTTTGTCAGGAATCATCAGAATATCCTGTAAATTGGAGCTCATTTAACTGAATTGAGACACTGACTGGtgctgcagtgattttttttttttttttttttttttttaataaagccttCCACAAATTCTCCACTAGATGGAGCCATGAATTTGGTTCTCATCTCAGTTGAAAAATCTGATGTGACAAGAGGCCAGAGtgtcaaaacacacattaacctGTCTGAGAACGGCTGATTGAGATGTGATTTATAGATTAATACTACAAAGGCCCGGCGAGACAGATGTGTGCAGGGAGACGAGACAGGAACAGGGCCGTCTTCGGTGCGGGGCCACatcctcacagacacacagcactgcTCCTCACTGGTGAAATTGATTCATCATGCTTGTATTGGCATGGATTCCCCCCCGGTCTGCTTGTAAAATTGCTCACACTTGTAGCTGGCATAATTGGCATATG comes from Myripristis murdjan chromosome 12, fMyrMur1.1, whole genome shotgun sequence and encodes:
- the LOC115368927 gene encoding glutamine synthetase-like — translated: MASVSVSSRLNKALWQQYLSLPQSGKCQVTYIWIDGTGEGLRNKTRTLDKEPQTIEDIPEWNFDGSSTYQAEGSNSDMYLIPVRMFRDPFTLDPNKLVLCQVLKYNRLPAETNLWSSCNKAMEQVKDQCVWFGMEQEYTLLGVDGHPFGWPANGFPRPQGPYYCGVGADNAYGRDIVECHYKACLYAGVKICGSNAEVMPSQWEFQVGPCEGIEMGDHLWVARFILHRVCEDFGVVASLDPKPIKGNWNGAGCHTNVSTKAMREQNGLEYIEQAIEKLSKRHTEHIRVYDPKGGQDNKRRLTGFHETSSINDFSAGVANRGASIRIPRQVGQDRRGYFEDRRPSANCDPYAVTKAIVCTCLLGDEGGEE